A window from Microbacterium ginsengiterrae encodes these proteins:
- a CDS encoding CatA-like O-acetyltransferase produces the protein MSRAQRIDLATWPRREHFEHYRDRGPCTYAITVELDVTRLKGALRETKRKTYIAQLWALASVVNRHSEFRMTLTEDGSPAMWDVAHPAFTVFNPEREIFASVWAPFSTDFDRFHDIAAELLETHRSATTLFPEGEIPANSFDVSSLPWTQFTSFSLQIADGWDHLLPIFTLGRYVEREGRTSLPLAIQMHHAAADGFHIARLVEELQALVGAPDWLRAVSSKPHRPLG, from the coding sequence GTGAGCCGCGCCCAGCGCATTGACCTAGCTACCTGGCCGCGACGCGAGCACTTTGAGCATTACCGCGACCGCGGGCCCTGCACATATGCGATCACGGTCGAGCTGGATGTCACACGTCTGAAGGGCGCCCTACGCGAGACCAAGCGCAAGACGTACATTGCCCAGCTTTGGGCGCTGGCGTCGGTTGTCAACCGGCACTCGGAGTTTCGCATGACCTTGACCGAGGATGGGTCGCCCGCGATGTGGGATGTCGCGCATCCGGCATTCACTGTCTTCAACCCGGAGCGCGAGATTTTCGCCTCCGTGTGGGCTCCGTTCTCCACTGATTTCGACCGCTTCCACGACATTGCAGCGGAGCTGTTGGAAACCCACAGGAGTGCCACGACGCTCTTCCCAGAAGGTGAGATACCGGCGAACAGCTTCGATGTGTCCAGTCTGCCGTGGACGCAGTTCACCAGTTTCTCGTTGCAGATTGCTGATGGGTGGGATCACCTCCTGCCGATCTTCACGCTTGGCCGGTATGTAGAGCGGGAAGGCCGTACGTCGCTACCCCTGGCCATCCAGATGCATCACGCCGCTGCTGACGGCTTCCACATCGCACGCCTGGTCGAGGAGCTCCAGGCACTGGTCGGCGCCCCGGACTGGCTCCGGGCCGTGTCCAGTAAACCCCACAGACCGCTCGGGTAA
- a CDS encoding IS3 family transposase (programmed frameshift), with translation MPGPYPQEFREDVVAVARRRESGVTIKQIATDFGISEATLQNWLRRADVEEGSRPGQTAADAAEARELKKRIRLLEQENEVLRRAAAYLASESETRWLPKMTYPLVAELADSGIPVTVSCRVLKLARQPYYRWRNDPVRDADVLRAYRLNALHDAHAEDPTFGYRYLADEARRAGWRMSRRTAWKLCSQAGILSSAQRRRRGKGKKAGPPVFDDHVKRQFRADAPNRVWLTDITEHWTSEGKLYCCAIKDVHSNRIVGYSISDRMTAKLAVDALRNAVTRRGDVAGCILHADRGSQFRSRAMARELRRHDMVGSMGRVGAAGDNAAMESFWSLVQTNVLNQQRWATRQELRLAIVVWIERKYHRQRAQDALGGLTPIEFEAKLTEQPLTLAA, from the exons ATGCCTGGTCCCTATCCCCAAGAGTTTCGTGAGGACGTTGTTGCGGTCGCCCGGCGTCGTGAGAGTGGCGTCACCATCAAGCAGATCGCCACTGACTTCGGTATCAGCGAAGCGACGTTGCAGAACTGGCTCCGCCGGGCCGATGTCGAGGAAGGTAGCCGTCCCGGCCAGACCGCGGCCGATGCCGCTGAGGCGCGCGAGTTGAAGAAGCGGATCCGTCTCCTCGAGCAGGAGAACGAGGTCCTCCGGCGTGCTGCGGCGTATCTG GCAAGCGAATCTGAAACTCGGTGGCTCCCCAAAATGACCTACCCGCTCGTTGCTGAGCTCGCCGACTCGGGGATTCCCGTGACGGTGTCGTGCCGGGTCCTCAAGCTCGCCCGCCAGCCCTACTACCGCTGGCGCAACGACCCCGTTCGTGATGCGGACGTGCTCCGCGCGTATCGGCTCAATGCGCTCCACGACGCTCATGCGGAGGACCCGACGTTCGGATACCGATACCTGGCTGACGAGGCCCGGAGGGCTGGGTGGCGGATGAGTCGCCGGACGGCGTGGAAGCTGTGTTCGCAGGCCGGGATTCTCTCGTCCGCGCAGCGCCGACGGCGCGGGAAGGGCAAGAAGGCCGGCCCGCCGGTGTTCGACGACCACGTCAAGCGGCAGTTCCGCGCGGACGCCCCGAACCGGGTCTGGCTGACGGATATCACGGAGCATTGGACGAGTGAAGGCAAGCTCTACTGCTGCGCGATCAAGGACGTCCACTCCAACCGGATCGTCGGGTACTCGATCAGCGACCGAATGACCGCGAAGCTCGCCGTCGACGCACTGCGCAACGCCGTCACCCGCCGCGGTGACGTCGCCGGATGCATTCTGCACGCCGACAGAGGCAGCCAATTCCGAAGCCGCGCTATGGCCCGCGAATTGCGCCGCCATGACATGGTCGGATCGATGGGCAGAGTCGGCGCAGCCGGAGACAACGCCGCCATGGAGAGCTTCTGGTCCCTCGTTCAAACGAACGTCCTCAACCAGCAGCGATGGGCAACCCGGCAGGAGCTGCGCCTCGCGATCGTCGTCTGGATCGAGCGGAAGTATCACCGGCAGCGAGCCCAAGACGCGCTCGGCGGCTTGACGCCGATTGAGTTCGAAGCGAAGCTAACCGAACAGCCGCTCACCCTCGCGGCCTAA
- a CDS encoding response regulator, whose product MIRLVLVDDQELVRTGLRTLAEHDGDIEVVAEAENGSTGVDAVRRHKPDVVLMDIRMPQMDGVSATRAIVADPSLADVRVVVLTTFDEDENVFAAIQAGSAGYLLKDIAPNDLRAAIRVVAAGDALLSPTITRKVMDTLATSPSTHARKALLKSLTSREGEVLSRIGLGESNDEIGQSLHISPATARTYVSRLLSKLNARDRSQLVILSYESGLITPGEPRTDER is encoded by the coding sequence ATGATCCGTCTTGTACTCGTCGATGACCAAGAACTCGTGCGCACGGGCCTGCGCACCCTGGCCGAACACGATGGCGATATCGAGGTCGTTGCCGAAGCCGAAAACGGAAGCACCGGCGTCGACGCGGTTCGCAGGCACAAACCGGACGTCGTCCTCATGGACATTCGAATGCCCCAGATGGACGGCGTCTCCGCGACCCGAGCAATTGTCGCCGACCCCTCACTCGCCGACGTTCGGGTCGTCGTACTGACCACCTTCGACGAAGACGAGAACGTATTCGCCGCCATCCAAGCTGGTTCGGCCGGGTACCTACTCAAAGACATCGCGCCGAACGACCTCCGGGCCGCGATCCGAGTCGTTGCCGCAGGAGACGCTCTACTTTCACCGACAATCACCCGAAAAGTGATGGACACGTTGGCGACGAGCCCGAGCACCCACGCTCGCAAGGCACTCCTCAAATCTCTCACCAGCCGAGAAGGCGAAGTTCTCTCCCGGATCGGCCTGGGCGAATCCAACGATGAGATCGGCCAAAGCCTTCATATCAGCCCAGCGACGGCCCGCACCTATGTCAGCCGCCTCCTCAGCAAGCTCAACGCCCGCGATCGCTCGCAACTCGTCATCCTCAGTTACGAATCCGGACTCATCACTCCCGGTGAACCCCGTACCGACGAGCGCTGA
- a CDS encoding sensor histidine kinase, translated as MSELVSTASPTLVRGRRGDHTPSWVIDGLLGTAVALGLALIIATSEGGTRPPDFLAYVFAFGFGALLLLRRRMPRTVLVLSVLGMFAYYALDYPPVGVAIPIVAALFSTTEAGLMVWSVGVSIVVFAVSMFYRVLDGGEAIGFLLGYESVSNIALFAAAIALGYGVRARRTQAIQQAEIMKLTEAQLAREAELQVQRERERLSRDLHDIVGHSMSVISLQAGVASEAICSDDRAASEALDRIRTTSTRSLGELRSMVRILRSPTDHQETRRVQSLAAVQDLVDAAKGAGIEVDVAINIDSSDLSDTVDVAAYRVLQEAITNIVRHAGATHAQVKADIHEGQLFLVITDNGRGSTVDDRPSGYGIAGMTERARLLGGSLTARSIVHDGFTVEAIIPARLP; from the coding sequence ATGAGTGAGCTGGTGTCGACGGCATCACCGACCCTGGTGCGCGGCCGCCGTGGTGACCACACGCCGTCCTGGGTGATCGACGGTCTGTTGGGAACCGCGGTCGCGCTTGGACTCGCACTCATCATCGCCACGAGCGAGGGCGGAACACGGCCACCGGATTTCCTCGCCTATGTGTTCGCGTTCGGGTTCGGTGCTCTCCTTCTGCTGCGTAGGAGAATGCCCCGAACGGTGCTCGTGCTCAGTGTGCTGGGGATGTTCGCGTACTACGCCCTCGATTATCCGCCGGTCGGGGTGGCGATACCCATTGTGGCCGCCTTGTTCTCCACCACCGAGGCCGGTCTCATGGTGTGGTCGGTCGGGGTATCAATCGTCGTGTTCGCTGTCTCAATGTTCTACCGAGTGCTCGATGGCGGAGAAGCGATCGGGTTTCTGCTTGGCTACGAATCCGTGTCGAACATTGCGCTGTTCGCCGCGGCGATCGCCCTTGGGTATGGTGTTCGCGCCCGTCGTACTCAAGCGATCCAGCAAGCGGAGATCATGAAGCTTACTGAAGCTCAGCTTGCTCGCGAGGCGGAGCTACAGGTGCAGAGGGAGCGCGAACGACTCTCCCGCGACCTGCATGACATCGTGGGCCACAGCATGTCGGTCATCTCCCTGCAAGCCGGCGTCGCATCCGAAGCCATCTGCAGCGATGACCGTGCTGCAAGCGAAGCGCTCGACCGCATCCGGACCACGAGCACCCGCTCGTTAGGTGAGCTTCGTTCAATGGTGCGTATCCTGCGCTCTCCAACCGACCATCAGGAGACGCGCCGAGTTCAGTCGCTCGCAGCGGTGCAAGACCTGGTCGACGCTGCCAAGGGCGCTGGCATCGAGGTAGATGTTGCGATCAATATTGATTCCTCGGACCTTTCCGACACGGTGGATGTGGCCGCCTACCGAGTGCTCCAGGAAGCAATCACCAACATTGTTCGCCACGCTGGAGCTACACATGCGCAAGTGAAGGCCGACATCCACGAAGGCCAACTCTTTCTCGTCATCACCGACAACGGTCGGGGATCAACCGTCGATGATCGACCGTCCGGATATGGCATCGCCGGCATGACCGAACGGGCCAGACTGCTCGGGGGATCGTTGACTGCACGATCGATTGTTCATGACGGGTTCACCGTCGAAGCCATAATCCCAGCGAGGTTGCCATGA
- a CDS encoding multicopper oxidase family protein: MTEPHNFELTRRSALKIGGASVVGIALAPLLASCGIGSESNNSAQGSAGRVLDSEAPLPEAFRARLPIPPVLDPVRRDEMTDYYEITQKVGQASILAGLTTEVWGYNGILPGPTLVSRRGRRTVVTHNNELPVPVSVHLHGGKTAPEHDGYPTDLILPVAGDVGHTGHGGTSVIGSRDYVYEMDQPAATLWYHDHRMDFTGPQVYKGLAGFHLVCDDHEESLGLPSGDSDIPLMILDRSFAADGSFLYPSVDPTLTETPGVSADYMSGVLGDCILVNGAPWPVLEVSNTKYRFRILNGSNARRYQLRLDDGTGFIQIGSDMGLLAAPIEHDAIDIAQAERFDVIIDFSRHQIGDEITMVNDRGRVGTSQVMRFVVSHEETDTSTVPDRLADIEVLSENDVTVEREFVFARGGAQAHGMTLWTVNGEPFSPDTVLARPKLGAVEKWTIRGQNVEHPFHIHLAPFQVIGRDGNDDPGRYNQGWKDTVNLDNGGRAELLIRFDGYRGKYVFHCHNLEHEDMMMMANFEVV, encoded by the coding sequence ATGACTGAGCCGCACAACTTTGAACTCACCCGTCGCAGTGCGCTGAAGATCGGCGGGGCGAGCGTCGTCGGCATCGCGCTTGCCCCGTTGCTCGCGTCCTGCGGCATCGGCAGCGAATCTAACAACAGCGCTCAAGGCAGCGCGGGTCGAGTTCTCGACAGTGAGGCACCGCTACCCGAGGCATTCCGTGCCCGACTCCCGATCCCGCCCGTGCTCGATCCTGTCCGGCGCGATGAAATGACGGACTACTACGAGATCACACAGAAGGTCGGTCAGGCTTCGATCCTTGCCGGGCTCACGACCGAGGTCTGGGGGTATAACGGTATCCTGCCGGGTCCAACGCTCGTGTCGCGCCGCGGGCGGCGCACCGTCGTCACCCATAACAACGAACTGCCGGTGCCGGTTTCCGTACACCTTCACGGTGGAAAGACCGCGCCTGAGCATGATGGGTATCCGACCGACCTCATCTTGCCCGTCGCTGGCGATGTCGGGCATACCGGGCATGGTGGCACGAGCGTGATCGGCAGCAGGGACTATGTCTACGAGATGGATCAGCCCGCCGCGACGTTGTGGTACCACGACCACCGTATGGACTTCACCGGCCCGCAGGTCTACAAGGGCCTGGCCGGGTTTCATCTCGTCTGCGACGATCATGAAGAGTCGCTGGGCCTGCCGTCCGGCGACAGCGACATTCCGCTCATGATCTTGGATCGATCCTTCGCCGCAGACGGCTCATTCCTCTATCCATCGGTTGACCCGACATTGACCGAAACTCCCGGCGTGAGCGCCGACTATATGAGCGGGGTGCTTGGGGACTGCATTCTCGTCAACGGTGCGCCGTGGCCGGTACTGGAAGTCTCGAATACCAAGTACCGCTTCCGCATTCTCAATGGTTCGAACGCCCGCCGCTACCAACTCCGCCTCGACGATGGAACCGGCTTCATTCAGATCGGCAGCGACATGGGCCTCCTCGCAGCCCCGATAGAGCATGATGCGATCGACATCGCGCAGGCTGAGCGATTCGACGTGATCATTGACTTCTCGCGCCACCAGATCGGAGACGAGATCACCATGGTCAATGATCGGGGAAGGGTTGGCACCAGTCAGGTGATGCGTTTCGTCGTCTCTCATGAGGAGACGGATACAAGCACCGTGCCGGATCGACTCGCCGACATCGAAGTTCTGTCGGAGAACGATGTGACCGTGGAGCGGGAATTCGTCTTTGCCCGCGGCGGTGCCCAAGCGCATGGGATGACTTTGTGGACCGTGAATGGTGAGCCGTTCAGCCCCGACACGGTCCTGGCGAGACCGAAGCTGGGTGCGGTCGAGAAGTGGACGATCAGGGGACAGAACGTCGAGCATCCGTTCCACATTCACCTGGCTCCCTTCCAGGTCATCGGACGAGACGGAAATGATGATCCCGGCCGCTATAACCAGGGTTGGAAAGATACAGTGAATCTCGATAACGGAGGCAGGGCGGAGTTGCTCATCAGATTCGACGGCTATCGCGGCAAGTACGTATTCCATTGCCACAATCTCGAACACGAGGACATGATGATGATGGCCAATTTCGAGGTCGTCTGA
- a CDS encoding GNAT family N-acetyltransferase, which translates to MNDPQLCTPNHIDSWMKLAQDVEYLFGPMPDLQTHVQRGIRRGTAMVTLEAETVIGAMLLSGPGKPQYIRWLAVHPHYRNLGVGGALLASAIRHWPEGDILVVTFPANHIGGQAAQRLYQQNGFRSQGSTDPAPDGSSRELFVLSR; encoded by the coding sequence ATGAATGACCCCCAACTCTGCACTCCGAACCATATTGATTCGTGGATGAAGTTGGCACAAGATGTCGAGTACCTGTTTGGCCCGATGCCCGATCTGCAAACACACGTTCAGCGAGGGATCAGACGAGGAACGGCGATGGTGACACTTGAAGCTGAGACTGTCATCGGTGCGATGCTCCTGAGCGGGCCGGGCAAACCTCAGTACATTCGTTGGCTCGCTGTTCATCCGCATTATCGAAATCTGGGCGTCGGCGGTGCTCTGCTGGCGTCGGCTATTCGCCATTGGCCTGAAGGCGACATCCTGGTCGTCACGTTTCCGGCAAATCATATTGGCGGACAAGCGGCGCAGCGCCTCTACCAGCAAAATGGTTTTAGATCGCAGGGTTCAACTGACCCGGCACCTGATGGTAGCTCGCGCGAGCTGTTCGTATTGTCCCGCTGA
- a CDS encoding helix-turn-helix domain-containing protein, with protein sequence MSVTLANQVADVGAELRRWRTHRALSQLALASRADVSTRHLSFIETGRSRPTPDMILRLAEELQVPFAEQNRLLLSGGYAPRYESRATDSEQLAPVMAGLRQLLDAHTPFPALLLDDHWNVVDANEAVDTLFSGCAPELLEPPLNVIRLALDDRGLAPRIRNFDTWSAHLLHQLHQRVLFTRGDPMLEQLYAEYAGPGHQRISRPTGDPVLTLEITLNSTELRLFSIASRIESAADLTLDGLHLETFLPADDQTRQVFDNLS encoded by the coding sequence ATGAGTGTTACCTTGGCAAATCAAGTCGCGGATGTCGGAGCGGAGCTGCGCCGTTGGCGGACGCACCGGGCCCTGAGTCAGCTTGCCCTCGCATCGCGTGCGGATGTCAGCACGCGTCACCTCAGCTTCATCGAGACCGGGCGATCGCGCCCCACCCCCGATATGATTCTGCGGCTGGCAGAAGAGTTGCAAGTGCCGTTCGCGGAACAGAACCGCCTCTTGTTAAGCGGCGGTTACGCGCCACGTTACGAGAGCCGTGCAACCGACTCCGAGCAGCTTGCACCCGTTATGGCCGGACTTCGTCAGCTCCTTGACGCACATACGCCCTTCCCCGCCCTGTTGCTGGACGACCACTGGAACGTAGTGGATGCGAATGAGGCCGTTGATACATTATTCTCCGGCTGTGCTCCTGAATTGCTGGAGCCGCCTCTCAACGTGATACGGCTGGCGCTGGACGACCGAGGGCTGGCGCCACGGATCCGGAATTTCGACACATGGAGTGCACACCTGCTGCACCAACTCCACCAGCGCGTCCTCTTCACTAGGGGCGATCCAATGTTGGAACAGCTGTACGCGGAGTACGCCGGCCCAGGACACCAGCGCATCAGCAGGCCGACGGGCGATCCTGTGCTGACTCTTGAGATCACCCTGAACAGCACCGAGTTACGGCTGTTCAGCATCGCCTCACGAATCGAGAGTGCCGCAGACCTCACGTTGGATGGATTGCACCTCGAAACGTTTTTACCCGCCGACGATCAAACACGCCAAGTCTTTGACAACTTAAGCTGA
- the nrdF gene encoding class 1b ribonucleoside-diphosphate reductase subunit beta — MTPESLKLVDHVQAINWNRIEDDKDLEVWNRLVNNFWLPEKVPLSNDVQSWNTLTPEEQLLTMRVFTGLTLLDTIQGTVGAVSLIPDAITPHEEAVYTNIAFMESVHAKSYSSIFSTLASTKEIDEAFRWSRENVNLQKKAQIIMDYYQGDDPLKRKVASTLLESFLFYSGFYLPIYWSSKAKLTNTADLIRLIIRDEAVHGYYIGYKFQKGLEKETEERRQELKDYTFNLLFELYDNEVQYTQDLYDNVGLTEDVKKFLHYNANKALMNLGYEPMFPSDVTNVNPAILSALSPNADENHDFFSGSGSSYVIGKAEATEDEDWDF, encoded by the coding sequence ATGACACCCGAATCGCTCAAGCTGGTCGATCACGTGCAGGCGATCAACTGGAACCGCATCGAGGACGACAAGGACCTCGAGGTCTGGAACCGCCTGGTGAACAACTTCTGGCTCCCCGAGAAGGTGCCGCTGTCGAACGACGTGCAGTCGTGGAACACGCTCACCCCGGAGGAGCAGCTGCTCACCATGCGCGTCTTCACCGGCCTCACGCTCCTGGACACCATCCAGGGCACGGTCGGCGCCGTCTCGCTCATCCCCGATGCGATCACGCCGCACGAGGAAGCCGTCTACACGAACATCGCGTTCATGGAGTCGGTGCACGCGAAGAGCTACTCGTCGATCTTCTCGACCCTCGCGTCGACGAAGGAGATCGACGAGGCGTTCCGGTGGTCCAGGGAGAACGTGAACCTTCAGAAGAAGGCGCAGATCATCATGGACTACTACCAGGGTGATGACCCGCTCAAGCGCAAGGTCGCATCGACCCTGCTCGAGTCCTTCCTGTTCTACTCCGGCTTCTACCTGCCGATCTACTGGTCGTCCAAGGCGAAGCTGACGAACACGGCCGACCTGATCCGCCTCATCATCCGCGACGAGGCCGTGCACGGGTATTACATCGGCTACAAGTTCCAGAAGGGGCTCGAGAAGGAGACCGAGGAGCGCCGTCAGGAGCTCAAGGACTACACCTTCAACCTGCTCTTCGAGCTCTACGACAACGAGGTGCAGTACACGCAGGACCTCTACGACAACGTCGGGCTGACCGAGGATGTCAAGAAGTTCCTGCACTACAACGCCAACAAGGCGCTGATGAACCTGGGCTACGAGCCGATGTTCCCCTCGGACGTCACGAACGTGAACCCCGCGATCCTCTCAGCGCTGTCGCCGAACGCCGACGAGAACCACGACTTCTTCTCGGGGTCGGGGTCGTCGTACGTCATCGGCAAGGCCGAGGCCACGGAGGACGAGGACTGGGACTTCTAG
- the nrdE gene encoding class 1b ribonucleoside-diphosphate reductase subunit alpha has product MSQQVAFKNNPAYEGLDYHALNAMLNLYDANGKIQFDADKRAAREYFLQHVNQNTVFFHSLKERLDYLVEKEYYEGELIAKYSLEFIQKLNDLAYSKKFRFETFLGAFKYYTSYTLKTFDGKRYLERFEDRVVMTALGLADGDEQVAIDLVEEIISGRFQPATPTFLNAGKAQRGELVSCFLLRIEDNMESISRGINSSLQLSKRGGGVALLLSNIRESGAPIKQIENQSSGIIPVMKLLEDSFSYANQLGARQGAGAVYLNAHHPDIMRFLDTKRENADEKIRIKTLSLGVVVPDITFELAKNGEDMYLFSPYDVEKVYGVPFGDISVTEKYREMVDDPRIKKTKIKAREFFQTIAEIQFESGYPYIMFEDTVNKANPIKGRINMSNLCSEILQVNTPTTYNEDLSYDTIGKDISCNLGSMNIALAMDGGNLGATVETAIRGLTAVSNQSHIASVRSIEDGNDRSHAIGLGQMNLHGYLAREHVHYGSEEGIDFTNIYFYTVLYHALRASNKLAIERGVAFDGFEDSTYASGEFFDKYIDQAWVPATEKVKELFAGHHIPTQSDWVELKDSIQKHGIYNQNLQAVPPTGSISYINNSTSSIHPIASKVEIRKEGKLGRVYYPAPFMTNDNLEYYQDAYEIGYEKVIDTYAAATQHVDQGLSLTLFFKDTATTRDINKAQIYAWRKGIKTIYYIRLRQLALEGTDMTECVSCML; this is encoded by the coding sequence ATGAGCCAGCAGGTGGCGTTCAAGAACAACCCCGCGTACGAGGGGCTGGACTATCACGCCCTCAACGCGATGCTCAATCTGTACGACGCGAACGGGAAGATCCAGTTCGACGCCGACAAGCGTGCCGCACGGGAGTACTTCCTGCAGCACGTCAACCAGAACACCGTGTTCTTCCACTCGCTCAAGGAGCGGCTCGACTACCTCGTCGAGAAGGAGTACTACGAGGGTGAACTGATCGCGAAGTACTCGCTCGAGTTCATCCAGAAGCTCAACGACCTCGCCTACTCGAAGAAGTTCCGCTTCGAGACGTTCCTCGGGGCGTTCAAGTACTACACCAGCTACACGCTGAAGACCTTCGACGGCAAGCGCTACCTCGAGCGCTTCGAGGACCGCGTCGTCATGACCGCGCTGGGTCTCGCCGACGGCGACGAGCAGGTCGCGATCGACCTGGTCGAGGAGATCATCTCCGGACGCTTCCAGCCCGCCACGCCGACCTTCCTCAACGCCGGCAAGGCGCAGCGCGGCGAGCTCGTCAGCTGCTTCCTGCTGCGCATCGAGGACAACATGGAGTCGATCTCGCGCGGCATCAACTCCTCGCTGCAGTTGAGCAAGCGTGGCGGCGGTGTGGCGCTGCTGCTGTCGAACATCCGCGAGTCCGGTGCACCGATCAAGCAGATCGAGAACCAGTCCTCCGGCATCATCCCCGTCATGAAGCTCCTCGAAGACAGCTTCAGCTACGCCAACCAGCTCGGTGCGCGTCAGGGCGCCGGTGCCGTCTACCTCAACGCGCACCACCCCGACATCATGCGCTTCCTCGACACCAAGCGCGAGAACGCCGACGAGAAGATCCGCATCAAGACGCTGTCGCTGGGCGTCGTCGTCCCCGACATCACCTTCGAGCTCGCCAAGAACGGCGAGGACATGTACCTGTTCTCGCCGTACGACGTCGAGAAGGTCTACGGCGTTCCCTTCGGTGACATCTCCGTGACCGAGAAGTACCGCGAGATGGTCGACGACCCGCGCATCAAGAAGACGAAGATCAAGGCGCGCGAGTTCTTCCAGACGATCGCGGAGATCCAGTTCGAGTCCGGGTACCCGTACATCATGTTCGAGGACACGGTGAACAAGGCGAACCCCATCAAGGGCCGGATCAACATGTCCAACCTCTGCAGCGAGATCCTGCAGGTCAACACGCCGACCACGTACAACGAGGACCTCTCGTACGACACGATCGGCAAGGACATCTCCTGCAACCTCGGCTCCATGAATATCGCGCTGGCGATGGACGGGGGCAACCTCGGTGCCACCGTCGAGACCGCGATCCGCGGCCTCACCGCGGTCAGCAACCAGAGCCACATCGCCTCGGTGCGCTCGATCGAGGACGGCAACGACCGTTCGCACGCGATCGGCCTCGGCCAGATGAACCTGCACGGCTACCTGGCGCGCGAGCACGTGCACTACGGCTCCGAAGAGGGCATCGACTTCACGAACATCTACTTCTACACGGTGCTTTACCACGCGCTGCGCGCGTCGAACAAGCTCGCCATCGAGCGGGGAGTCGCCTTCGACGGCTTCGAGGACTCCACCTACGCCTCCGGTGAGTTCTTCGACAAGTACATCGACCAGGCATGGGTCCCGGCCACCGAGAAGGTGAAGGAGCTCTTCGCCGGCCACCACATCCCGACGCAGTCCGACTGGGTCGAGCTCAAGGACAGCATCCAGAAGCACGGCATCTACAACCAGAACCTGCAGGCGGTGCCGCCGACCGGCTCGATCTCGTACATCAACAACTCGACGTCGTCGATCCACCCGATCGCGTCGAAGGTGGAGATCCGCAAGGAAGGCAAGCTCGGCCGCGTCTACTACCCGGCGCCGTTCATGACGAACGACAACCTCGAGTACTACCAGGACGCCTACGAGATCGGCTACGAGAAGGTCATCGACACGTACGCCGCCGCGACGCAGCACGTCGACCAGGGGCTGTCGCTGACGCTGTTCTTCAAGGACACCGCCACCACCCGCGACATCAACAAGGCGCAGATCTACGCATGGCGCAAGGGCATCAAGACGATCTACTACATCCGTCTGCGTCAGCTCGCCCTCGAAGGCACCGACATGACGGAGTGCGTCAGCTGCATGCTCTGA
- the nrdI gene encoding class Ib ribonucleoside-diphosphate reductase assembly flavoprotein NrdI, protein MSTVATAVPLLVYFSSTSGNTARFIEKLGLPARRIPLRRGDGELTVDEPFVLITPTYGGGQGRGEEKGAVPKQVIRFLNDERNRRNLRGVISAGNTNFGESFGLAGDIISRKCHVPHLYRLEVFGTQDDVDRVSDGLERWWTSHSKSRQ, encoded by the coding sequence ATGAGCACAGTCGCAACGGCTGTTCCGCTCCTGGTCTACTTCTCCAGCACCTCGGGCAACACGGCCAGATTCATCGAGAAGCTGGGCCTCCCTGCGCGTCGCATCCCTCTGCGGAGGGGCGACGGTGAGCTCACCGTCGATGAGCCGTTCGTCCTGATCACCCCCACATACGGGGGTGGCCAGGGGCGTGGCGAGGAGAAGGGCGCTGTTCCCAAACAGGTGATCCGGTTCCTCAACGACGAGCGCAACCGGCGCAACCTCCGCGGTGTCATCTCCGCGGGCAACACCAACTTCGGCGAGTCCTTCGGGCTCGCCGGTGACATCATCAGCCGCAAGTGTCATGTGCCGCACTTGTACCGGCTAGAAGTATTCGGCACGCAGGATGACGTTGATCGCGTGAGCGACGGATTGGAACGATGGTGGACATCGCACTCGAAGAGCAGGCAATGA
- the nrdH gene encoding glutaredoxin-like protein NrdH: MAITVYTKPSCVQCNATYRALDAKGIEYEIHDLSEDAAALEQVKALGYMQAPVVVTDEGHWSGFRPDKINELAARLS; the protein is encoded by the coding sequence ATGGCGATCACGGTCTACACCAAGCCTTCGTGCGTGCAGTGCAACGCGACGTACCGCGCGCTCGACGCGAAGGGCATCGAATACGAGATCCACGACCTCTCCGAGGACGCTGCAGCGCTCGAACAGGTCAAGGCCCTCGGGTACATGCAGGCACCCGTCGTCGTCACCGACGAGGGTCACTGGTCGGGCTTCCGTCCCGACAAGATCAACGAGCTCGCCGCTCGTCTGTCCTGA